From Acidobacteriota bacterium, one genomic window encodes:
- a CDS encoding hydrogenase maturation protease — protein MSLESRRKLIVGIGNPGRQDDGLGWAFLDSLGDSGSGEFALEYRYQLQIEDAELISRFETVVFVDADRFTHPDGFEFSRIGSTRAVYSFSSHVLAPETVIELARTLYRRSPDCFILTISGSSFDLEIGLTESGRINLDKALGFFRNEMSRASEIAHTLG, from the coding sequence ATGTCTCTCGAATCCCGAAGAAAATTGATCGTCGGAATCGGCAACCCCGGCCGTCAGGACGATGGACTCGGTTGGGCCTTTCTCGATTCCCTCGGAGATTCGGGTTCCGGTGAATTTGCCCTTGAGTATCGATATCAGCTTCAAATCGAAGACGCCGAGCTGATATCGCGATTCGAAACCGTCGTCTTCGTCGATGCCGACCGGTTCACGCATCCCGACGGTTTCGAATTCTCGCGGATCGGTTCAACCCGCGCCGTTTACTCATTTTCGTCACACGTACTTGCGCCGGAAACGGTGATAGAACTTGCCCGCACACTTTACCGGAGGTCGCCCGATTGTTTTATTCTCACCATCTCCGGCAGTTCGTTTGATCTCGAGATCGGACTTACCGAGAGCGGACGGATCAATCTGGACAAAGCTCTTGGTTTCTTTCGAAACGAAATGTCGCGGGCATCTGAGATTGCTCACACCTTGGGTTAA